In Phaseolus vulgaris cultivar G19833 chromosome 3, P. vulgaris v2.0, whole genome shotgun sequence, the sequence AACACACGTTTTGATGTCATTATATATGGATTTTTTATCATTAtggaactttttttttttaccaaaatagagtcgttgtaaaaaaaaattataaatttgggaGAAGTCATATCAACTTGGCACAACTTCATATgtagaagtcgtgtcaagttggtaCGACTTTACCACATCAATCTGAAGTTGtgtcaacttgacacgacttctacCATATCAACCTGAAGTCGTACCAAACTGCAGTTTGGGTCCatcatgttttttattttctttaataccATTTccattaaaaacataaatttacaataataaaataaaataaaaataaaaataaataaaatattaatttattgaaatgtGAGATATGTGTTTTAGgatttcatttaatattttttttaaagtaacaTGGAAGAATAGgataagaaaaaataagaatttttaaAGTTACGATATTTTGACAACCATTATCTAAAATTAAATCACACACATTAATCTTATTGAACATATAGGAAAGCttaattagagaaaaaaaagtgcAGAAAAGGGAAATACCAGTGACAAACGTTGAATCTTGACTATGTTCATCTCTTGAGAAGTATGTTGTGGAGCATTGTTGAGCATGACCTCCAACATGTCATTTTTGGTGCAGTAACCAGCATCATCTTTTCTCAGTTCCAACCTTTTGTGAATCAAGCACTTGAAGATGTTCAAAAGCTTCCAAAAGTAGGTTCCTGTGCGTCTTCTGATGCCATGAGGGTCAACCACCTTCAACACTGGGAAACAATCAGCCAAATTTGGCCTTCCAATCTCTTTCATGATGTTGGTCACCAACTCCTTCATCTCCCCTGCTTTTTCAGCAGACTCAATGAAATCCTCTGAGTAGACTGTGTTCGACAACAAATTTATTGCTGTCTTGAAAGCCAACCTTCCAATTCATGGTGTCAGAAAACATGGCTCAAATACAGAAACAGATTGAACATGAAAAGAGAAGATATATAGTTGATATTAACAGGCTGTTTCTGTGAGGTGCTGTAGTTTTTGTTTGGAGTGTTGTCTACTATATGTTATTTGTGGAAGATAGTATAAGGTTACTATACTtggaaccctaaaccctaaaccctaaaccctaaagtATAACCGAGATATTTGAAAAGGAAGTATTTTTCTTAAGGTAATGATATATTGACAATTCGTATTTTTTATACaactatattataatttttaatattattattttaattttttcatatcatttaaagggaatgatattgacaactccaatattttatacaaccacattacaactaccaatactattattttaatatttttcatatcatttaagATTACACtagaagaaaatcatcaaatagaaaccaatttttagagacaaaaataattagttacaatagtaactaaattagagacgattttagaaactaaaaaaatggtttctaaattagtttctattattgttaaatggttttttttactaccaaatttagaatctaaataattggtagttaaaaccttgattgctaattagatgtcaatttagaaactaatctagaaaccatttttttagttttttaaatggtctctaatttagttattattgcaactaattattttgatcctaaagattgatttctatttaatgattttcttgtagtggtaatGATACATTGACAACTTCAATATTCTATACAACCAACCACATTACAACTccagtattattattttaatattttttcatatcatttaattataaatttattatttattatatatatttatttctaaattcatCACATCCAGAATATTATATAACTCTATAAATTTTCAAACTATCATTTTCCATCATTTAAATTCAAACttgtcttttattatatatatttatatttatttttaaatctgtCACGTCATTGGATAAAAAatgtatggtttttctttttcctaaCTAATAATAACTAATTGTGTGCGTCTAATATACATACAAACCTTCCAATATCCACAGGTTCACCCTTCAAGCTGCTATGGTGAATGTCactgtaaagttcttgaatctTCTTGCTTCTGAGTTCCTGAGTGGCGTCCAAGTTCTTGCTGGAGAACAAGAGGCCATTGCAGATTTTCCTGAGGTCTCTCCACTGGTGTGAAACTGGGATGAAGGAAAAGCTGAATTGGTGATGGTTGGCACCTCTCATTGCATCAGGGACCTTCCTGTTTGAGAGGAACTGATCATGGGTTTGGAGCACCCCTTTGGCTGTCTCTGCAGAGGACATGACGATGGTGGTGACTTGGCCCAGTTTGAGGGTCATTATTGAGCCATGAGTCTTGGCCAGGGTGGCCAGGGTCTGGTGGGGCTTGCCACCCAGTTGGAAGAGGTTTCCCACAAGGGGAAGACCTTTAGGGCCTGGTGGAAGGTTTCGTTTGGTTTTGTTTGGAGTGAGGAGTGAAGTGAGGGCTCTCAGAAAGATGATAATGGTGAAGAGAAAGAACACTGCTGTGAAAGGGAGAAATAATGTTGAGTTGGTGTCCATCTCTTGTGTCTGTGAGCAGATTCAGTGAAGATAGCAGAATAGAATAAGTGTATAATTCAGTTCTGATTCATTgcttttgaatatatatatatatatatatatatatatatatatatatatatatatatagtgttAAAGGTGTAGGGTGTATATATATTTCCTAAGAAAATACTTCCAAAACTCGTAGAGTTATATATAACTcttaattacaatttttaaagttgtatataattattatgtaaagagtttagaaataaatatatatgataaataataaatttaaaattaaatgatataaaaaaatattaaaataatattataataaatatgagttgtaaatttattattataatacaaaatatattttagggTGTTTTGGACCAGGAAACAACAGTtaataaaaaaggaaagaaaaaaagagggAATATAAGGATGTTTAAATTAACCAAAATTGTGTGTATTGCACTACAGATAAggtcctaacattgacatcttaTCCTTATCCGTGGAGGGATATCCCTGGCCATTCACATTTCTAAGGGAAGATTCTCTTATTTGAAAAATAGATGGAGATGCATATCAAATTTATGTAGTAGGaatacattacaagaaaatcattaaatataaataatttttaaaaactaaaataattagttacaatagtaactaaattaaatattattttagaaactaaatttgtatgtaatatcTATTTACATACGGAataaaattcgtatgtaatgttgattttacatacagattttaatccgtatgtaatgttgattttacatacggattttgatccTATGTAATAATCTGTATATAAATCGCGTTTTTTTagtagaaatcatttaacaataatataaactaatttagaaaccaaatatttatttaatccttaaaatagtctctaatttagtcactataacaactaattattttttatctctaaaatttgtttctatttcatgatttttttatagtgataAAGATTAATGTTTCAGAAGAGACGTAAGAAAGCTTTAACTACATGCATTTAAACATTGAAGTTAGGTGCACATTTATTTGTGTTTTATGaaaagataatataaaaaagttttaaaaataggtaaagaggtaatacttgttttaattactgtgggaaaatcagaTTTAGGGTTACTTATTTCATGAAGGGAATACGTGTGCtaataagttgactaatttatgatttattcatagataatcatttcagtgatataataggcttccatctattctgtttcttagaattctttatgaataagtatagtctatttatgtatcgtttttgttaacatatatttttggtttagttcccccatatttttgtatttttttaacaatattttttcatgtgatgacagatgattgttgttacttgaggtgtcaacctaactgagatatcaagttgcatagtgatacttaatatgaaaacttttatataaaaatgacTAGAGGTATGGGATTCTCCCAATATCAACTATGAAGAAAACGAGGATGTTCAGTTGAGAGTTATCACCCTCACGCGATAGTATGAGTCATTCACCATGAAAAATAGTGAGATTATCTCCAACATGTTTGGAAGAATTTAGGttcttttaaaagttttttaaagGCATAAATCAATACCCCATGTGAGCTCTTGTGAATCTAAAAAATGCATAGAATATATCCTCGAAATCGTGATTAAAATGAGGTCTTAATTTACCGGTCAAATTTACTTCAAAGTAGACTCGAATAAGATACAAGAAAAATTGGGGCTTTAAAAGCTCTAGACAAGGAGAATGATGTCCAGAACAAGCACATGCTTAGATGCAAGAGTcaatgcaataaaaaaaattcaaaaaaagaagaaggttaacttaaaaaaaaaaagaaaaaggataaAGACAATTTAAAGTTAATTTGCCATAATACAGAAGATCAGAAAACATAAGGGCAAAGTGTCCTAGGATTAAGACCAAAAAACAagtttaagaagaaaaaatgatGATCATTGAGAAGTCTCAAACTTTTGACCATACACTGAATTGGCAAATTTATGTCTTAAAGACATATATCAGAACCATTATGTGTCCAATAAATGTTACAGTAACCATTTAgcatattaaaaacaaaaatctacccacacaataaaaaaaaatctttctaaATGATTTTGATCATGTGAGCCTGATGAATATTTTGGTATCAGAATAATAATtcttaaatacaaaaaaaaagtaacttTACATTTCCTATTGAGCATATCCACTTGATTAACATTCTTAAACTTATGGAAAGAAGGTAAGAACATGGTTATTCATTTCTATTACTTCCTAACTCAAACTCCTAGTTCAATTCTTGTTAAttataatcaaatattaattGTTTAATTATGGTGTGTACAAAAGCATGCATGTTTATCACTGTACTTATTAAATATGGTGTAGGTAGGGACCATAAAATTGGTTTAAAGCCTTCTTCTAATGTGTTTACTTTATTTAAttcgtttgtgtttttgttttttttttcactaaatCGACttgataatttttcttttcttgatttatCCTCTCCCTCAAAAGGGtatggaaaagaaaagaaaaaagaaaaaatgaaaattgaaaagTTTGGATTAAAAGGGTGtgaaaaaggaaagaagaaaaaaagaaagaaaaagagtgaaaaagtgaaaaatttgtaattgatattatatttaaaaagtatttttttaataaattttagaaatacaaattaaaggtaacaaattttaaattaaataagaatttaaaaataaaataaaaaagtatttatatattaaaaaattatatattttcttcttttataatGAGCAAATCTAAAGAGAGACTTAATGACTTGATCAAAACTAACATGAATGTGTGagctttttataaaatttgtttatgtAAGTTCTTAAATgagtaattttcttaaaaaagttAGGGATTTGAATAAATCGTTAGTGAGTTgacttcattaaaaaaaaatattatttaattgacttattttttttataacagtcattttaatgataatttttattttttaaactcatCATTTAAGtggttatttatatattttttttatgaagtaGCCACTTAAATAATGGCTTTgattttttcaaaagttttaaaaatttatggaCTTTTTAATTATTGTGACGGTAAAAGTTTATGTATTAGGATAGAAAATCGAGTGTTACAATATTGACCACAAATtccaagaaaattaaaatattaggtCAATAACGATGACCACAAATTCCAATATCATATATAATggcttaaaaaatattaatatacaaaattttgtaaaatactaatctacaattaatatttttatttactcgAAAATTACACATTCACATATATTtacatttcatattttattattattcataaattgataattaaataattaattttttaccaTAATAACTAACAAAATTTGATCAAAAGTTAGCAAAAAGGGACGTTATTACATTCAAATTGTGTtgataaaaaactaatttttaaaaggTAAAAGTTATATAAGTTAGTGTTGACTTTAAAATGAGACAATAGTATGTTGATTTTTAAAGTGTTTAAATCAACGCTtatggaataaaaaaaataaaaccttTTTGCATGAGTTTAGCTTACGctttagttaaaaatatttgcACTGAATAATTATCATAATTCTTGTAGTGAATAAAAAACAATCTTAAATTTTTTCCATAAGGttcactttttgtttttttactaaaaatagaaataagaaaACATATCTATTAGAGAGTTCAAccaacataatcaattattgaGTTACTAAAATActtaaaaagtattaaaaataattttgaaagaaataaCTTTTCAACACTTTATTTTGAATTCAAAGTTGGGTAAGGAATTAGAGTCCAATAATATTTAAGACGATTATTACCTATTAGATCActcagttaaaaaaaaattaaacaatgcaaactcaattaaaaatatagattttttaATACTCATTAAACCAATAAAATTTAAtagaaactcaattaaaaatatctaaatttatcaacgatttaaaatttaattaagccTAAAAAATATTTGCgatatcttttaattttatctttcttattattatcacttaaaaaaacatgatttaagttcttattattatcactcaaaaaatatgatttttttttataaaaattttcatgttaggtatcattatgcaacttgacatctcaactaggctgacacctcacctcaagtaacaataatcatctgtcatcacatgaaaaaaaaatactattaaaaaaaaacaaaaaaacattatttaaattcttattattatCACATGTTTGATTTAGAGAAATAATTCAGATAATAATTATctctatatttatatatatatatatatatatatgtaagttTTAGAATTATGAATGTTGCATTTAACCCATTCTCTATTTTTATACGTTATCAtaacttattttgattttaaaaattatattaaatatcatattaatattattattttatttaatttagagaaaatatttaaaagggtAATCTgttattacttatatatttaaCACATTTTTCTCTATGTACACAAGTTGCTCTGTTTTACTCTTGATCTCTATGTACACAATTAACAATTTGTGAATTCTAGATTGAAAAATTGTTTCCTTGGTACGAAAATTTAGGTTTGGGTTAAAAAATAATCTCATTTAGagttttgtaaaaataaatgttatttattataaatgaatAAAGTTTACTGTTTTAGTTATAAATTGCATTGgcaaaaattttattttttgtttgtttgttacCTTATATTGACACAAGATGACTGTAACCTAAAAAATTTAGATCCTTAAGTATATTAAAGTATGAAAATTTTATCATATACTAATACTAGATGAGTTTGAATTTATGGATTTGATAATTTTTATGAGACAactacttaatttttttagtttttagaaataaaattagTAACATTTAACTCcgtattatttaaaattaaatcacATAATAATTTCTCCAATTATTATGTTCCAAAAGATGCGATTAACTTTACAAATAACCATGAGAGGAAATattattcattttcttcacaccATGAAccctaaaaaaatatacatttgacaattataataatataataatacttttaaattaaaaaataaaataaaaatgaataaaatactaatttatcCTAGTGTAAAGTGTGTGTTTTCACTGTTGAAGGTGTTAATATTTCAAAATCcaataaattatacaaaattcTATTATTAGAATCTTGAAGAGATAATTAAGGAAAACATTTATTTAACACTTatatacttattttaaaaattgtatattgAGAATAGTTAAAAGTGCGTTGAGAGAGAGTGTGTCAACATACTACTATCAGATTATGAAGTTTGGGACACGTTTCTTATATGAAGTATCCATATCAAACATACGTACCAGACACTAATACGTGTACGACATTCATAAAATACATATCGATAAAATgttcaattgttttttttttaaaatttctgacaattctaacacTTTGAGAATTTAGCATACCAGATAACTATTAGTTTGGTGTGATTGGAATAACTAACAAAGGTTGAGCCTTCTCCAAGGTTAGTCCAAAACTTTCATCCATGTTGATATCCTGTGGTTGAATCC encodes:
- the LOC137806013 gene encoding geraniol 8-hydroxylase-like, translating into MDTNSTLFLPFTAVFFLFTIIIFLRALTSLLTPNKTKRNLPPGPKGLPLVGNLFQLGGKPHQTLATLAKTHGSIMTLKLGQVTTIVMSSAETAKGVLQTHDQFLSNRKVPDAMRGANHHQFSFSFIPVSHQWRDLRKICNGLLFSSKNLDATQELRSKKIQELYSDIHHSSLKGEPVDIGRLAFKTAINLLSNTVYSEDFIESAEKAGEMKELVTNIMKEIGRPNLADCFPVLKVVDPHGIRRRTGTYFWKLLNIFKCLIHKRLELRKDDAGYCTKNDMLEVMLNNAPQHTSQEMNIVKIQRLSLDLFAAGTDTVTTTVEWGMAELLRNPNVMSKAKEELEKCVGKGKIVEESHIPKLPYLQAILKETFRLHPPAPLLLPREAEEELEMHGHTIPKGAQVLVNVWAIGRDPNLWDKPALFWPERFLGSEIDFRGRSFELTPFGGGRRICPGLSLAIRLVFLMLGLFIHSFHWELEGGIQPQDINMDESFGLTLEKAQPLLVIPIIPNH